AAGGTGTTACCAAGGCGTTGGAAATCATCCGAAAGGAGATGGACATAACGCTGGCTTTGTGCGGAAAGCGGCTGGTCACCGACATGGGCAAGGACCAGCTCCGGCGCTAAAGTCTGGTGACTGTCCGACCACGGAGACGACGCAGGCATTGACGACCCCCGGCATCCACTTCCTCGACGCGCACGGACCGGACGGCGTGCGCCTCTACGCCATCGGCGACGTGCACGGCAGGCTCGACCTGTTGGCCGCCATGCATCACCGGATCGAGGAGGAGATCGAACGGGACTCGCCGACTGACTGGCGCGTCATCCATCTCGGAGACTATGTCGACCGTGGCCCCGATTCCAAAGGCGTCATCGATTTCCTTGTCGAAGCGCGGCAGCGCGATCCCCGTCACCTGATGCTCACCGGCAATCACGACATCGGCTTTCTCGATTTCCTGAGAGCCCCTGATCCCGAGGGGCTTTTCATCCGCTATGGCGGCGTGCAGACGGCGCAATCCTATGGCGTGCCGCTCAACGAAGGCGCCAATGCCTGGTTCGGCAAGGCCGAGACGCTGTTGCGAAAAGGGCATGCGGCGCTGGTCGAGGCGGTGCCGCAGGCTCATGTCGACTTCCTGCGGTCGCTGCCATTCTCGATGACGTTCGGGGACTTCTTCTTCTGCCATGCCGGCATCAGGCCGGGCATTGCGCTGGAAAACCAGAGCCAGCTGGATCTGATGTGGATTCGTGACGTCTTCCACGATCATTCCGGCCTCTATCCGAAGATCGTGGTGCACGGCCACACACCCGTGCCGGAAGCCGAGGTGATGGCCAACCGCGTCAATGTCGACACCCTCGCCTGGCAGTCAGGAAACCTTACCGCACTCGTCGTGGACGGCGCGGATAAACGTATCCTGTCGATGGCCGGTAAACGGGGTTAGAGCGCTGCTGGCGCTTGATCTTTTCGAAAACCGATGCCGGCTTTCGAGAGCGCTTGCTAGCGAAGCGAGGCGGTGACGCCGTAGCCGTCGACGGCGTTGTGGTTGTTGGCTGCGTCGGCGGCATAGATGCCAAGGCCGCAGATCACGATCGCGGACAACATGGCGAAGGACAGAAGCGCTGCTTTCACGGAGGTCATCTCTTGTTGAGCTTCCTGCATCTGTGCATGAGGCGGTTACCAATGCGTTGAAACGAAAAATACGCCTCAAAGTTTCGACGATTTTGCGCTTCTATGTGTGTTCTGTATCGACGGTGTGTCGCGCGGGTCACACAAAAGGTTCATCGCGGTTGCACGGCCGATGCAGAGCGCGTGCCTTCTAGGGCAGCAAGCGGACACACTCCAAGGATGAACGATGTTTTCCCCGGCGGTTTCACCGCCGCGTGCCAATTATGTCACGCCGCATGATGCGGCAGTGCGCTCAGATCGTTGCCACCCAGGCGCGGGCGATCGCCAGGCCGGCGGCGTCGGCGTCCGGTCCGTTGCGGGCCATCTCGCCGTCGAGATTGCCGGCCCAGTCGGGATGGCGCGCGGCAATGACGGGCGCGAACGACGTGCTCCAGTCCTTAACCATCGGCCGGTCGGCCTCGAAATGGAACTGGAAGCCGTAGACGGCGCGGCCGACGCGGAACGCCTGGTTCTCGGCAACATCGTTGCCGGCCAGCCGCACGGCGTTTTCGGGCAGCACGAACGTATCGTCATGCCACTGGAAGATCGGGAATTTTTCGGGAAGCGCGCCGAGCACGGCATCGGTCCTGGCGTTGGGCGTCAGCGACACGCCGCGCCAGCCGAATTCATTGGCGCCGCCGATCTTGTTCTCGCCACCAAAGGCGCGGGCGACCAGCTGGCTGCCAAGGCAGATGCCGAGCACGGCGCGGTCCTTGTCGGCGAAATCGCGGGTCAATTCGAGCAGGGCGGGAAAATAGGGATAGTCATCATCCGCCAGCGCATTCTGGCCGCCGCCCAGCACGACCATGGCGTCGTGTTCGGCCGCATCGTCCGGCAGCGGGTCACCTTTGTAAGGAAGACGCACGTCAAGATCCGCGCCTGCTTCCGCAAGAGCGGCGCCGACCTGACCAAGGCCGGTATTGTCGTAGTTCTGGACCACCAGCACCCGCATCGCAAAACCCTGCTGACATGAAAAAGATGGTGCGAGCGATATCATGCCGCCAGCATCACGGCCAAGATGCGCATTCGGAGAGAAAACTATGCCACTGCAAAACCGGGTAGACCCGTTCGGCGCCATTCACGCTGTACCTGAGCGCGGGCTGTTCACCGGCAATCGCGGCATCATCCACGACCCGGAGACCAAGACACTCCTAAGGAAACGCTGGGCGCTTCAGGCCTGGATCATCTGCGTGTGCGAATTCCGCAATGTGCGGCGCGAGCCGATGGGCCGAAACCGGCTAGGTGGAAAAGCCGGCTGGACGGAGCTTTTCTTTCTGGATGAGGTGACCGCACTTGCTGCCGGGCATCGCCCCTGCTTCTTCTGCCAGCGCGAACGGGCGAAGGATTTTGTCCAGCGCTTCGGCGCGGCCTTTCGCATTGCCGAGCCGCGCGCGCCGCAGGTCGACAAGCGGCTGCACAAGGAGCGGCTGGCATCGGGCGGGAGCGCGATCGGGCTCAGTACGGAGACACTTGCGGATCTGCCGGATGGAACGATGATCTTGTCGGGTCACAAGCCTTACGCGCTTCGTGACGGTTGCGCGCTGCCCTGGAGTTTTGGCGGCTACCAGCCGCCAGTCAGGTTCGGCGATCCGCATCTGGCCGATCCCCTGCTGATCACACCGCCGACAAGCGTGGCCGTGCTTCGCGCCGGATATTGTCCAGTCTGGGCGGCCTGACCGGGTTAATCCAGTTCCGATTGCGGGATCACGCGCACCGCCGGCAGATCGTAATAATCGCCGGCGGATTCCGGGTACAACTGACTTTCCATCTTCAGGCCGGTCTTGCCGTCGATGGTCCCGGCCCAAACGGAAATGAACGGGCTGTCGAACCGACGCCAGAACAGGTTGCCGCCACATACCGAACAGAAACCGCGCTCGGCCTGTTCCGACGACTTGAACCAGCGCAGCGTGTCGCCCGTGATGGTCGCACGCTTCTGCTCGACCTGCGTGGCGGCGACGTAATGGCCGCTGGCCTTCCTGCACTGGTTGCAGTGGCAGGCAACGATCGGGCGCAATTCACCATGCAATTCGTAGCTGACGGCGCCGCACAGACAGCCGCCTCGTGTAATCCTGTCCACTCCAAAGCCTCCGAGCCGCGTTATCCTGCGCTCAAGAGTGCGCGACAGGGCAACAAACCGGCATCGCTATTCCGACAGCGCGGTGTCGTCTTTGAAGCGATGCATATCTTGACGACAGCGACCGGCTCGCCCATTCCTCGGCGATGCGCGCGAATTACAAGATGCAACGGCTGTTCGTCCCGGATGATCTCGGACCAGACATCGCGTTCGATGCCGGTCAGCAGCAAAGCCACTATCTCCAGCATGTGCTGCGACTTGGCGAAGGTGCCGAAATCTTGCTGTTCAATGGCCGCCATGGCGAGTGGTCGGCGACCATTGCAGCGAAATCCAAGAAAGCGGTCAGGCTGAAAGTGCTGGAACTGCAACGACCGCAGCCGCCGCTGCCCGATCTGGTCTATTGCTTCGCGCCTTTGAAGCAGGGACGACTCGACTATCTGGTGCAGAAGGCCGTCGAAATGGGCGCCGGCGTGCTTCAGCCGGCGATCACCCAGCATACGCAAGTGGCAAAACCTTCCATCGATCGCCTGCGCGCCAATGTCATCGAAGCCGCCGAACAGTGCGGTATCCTGGCGGTGCCGGAGGTGCGCGAGGCGGAAAAATTCGAACGCCTGCTGGCGAGCTGGGACAAGGGGCGCCGGCTGATCTTCTGCGACGAGGATGCGTCGACCAACAATCCGCTGCCAGCGCTGCAAGCCGTGCGGGAAAGAAAACTCGGGCTTCTGGTCGGGCCGGAGGGCGGCTTTTCCGACGAGGAGCGCAAGATGCTGCGCGCGCTTCCTTTCGTGACGGCCATCCCGCTGGGATCGCGTATCCTGCGCGCCGATACGGCAGCGGTCGCCGCCCTGGCGGTGATGCAAGCGACGATCGGGGACTGGTAGGGGTTTTGCCTTCTCCCCTTGTGGGAGAAGGTGGATTGGCGCACAGCGCCAAGACAGTTGAGGGGTGCTGGACGGAACACCAACTGCACCAAGCTGGAACACCCCTCATCCGACCGAGCTTCGCTCGGCCACCTTCTCCCACAGGGGGAGAAGGAAGATCCACCCCATCAATCAATTCCTGTTGACGTGTGGCTCAGGATTTTTCGCTTGATCGGCTACTGACATTTCGTCCATCTAGCGCCGGCGGTCGTCCGGCCGCCTGCAGCGCCGCCGTGTCCTTTCGGACTGGCAAAGGACACTGTAGCATTTGGGTTGGCGCATGATCCCTGCCGAAAATCGAGGTCGATTTTCGGAATCATGCGCTGAGAGGGCTTCTCATGGCGCGCGACACAACCGATTTCACGCCGATCGAAGGCATCGACGAACTGGTCGAGCACCTGGCCGAAGGCAACAAGCCGCGCGACAAATGGCGCATCGGCACCGAGCACGAGAAGTTCCCGTTCTATGTCGACGGCAATGCGCCGGTGCCCTATGGCGGCGACCGCGGCATCCGCGCCATCCTCGAAGGCATGCAGCAGAAGCTTGGCTGGGACCCGATCATGGACGCCGGCCGCATCATCGGCCTGGTCGAGCCGACCGGCCAGGGCGCGATCTCGCTCGAGCCCGGCGGCCAGTTCGAACTCTCGGGCGCACCGCTGGAAACGATCCACCAGACCTGTCGCGAGGGCAATGCCCATCTGGCGCAGGTGCGCGAGATCGCCGAGCCCATGGGCATCCGCTTTCTTGGCCTCGGCGGCAGCCCTAAATGGTCGCTGGCCGAGACGCCGAAAATGCCGAAGTCGCGCTACGAGATCATGACGCGCTACATGCCCAAGGTCGGCACCAAGGGACTCGACATGATGTACCGCACCTGCACGATCCAGGTGAACCTCGATTTCGAGAGCGAAGCCGATATGCGCCGCAAGATGCAGGTGTCGCTGAAGCTGCAGCCGCTGTCGACGGCGCTGTTTGCCAACTCGCCCTTCACCGAGAGCCGGCCGAATGGTCTGCAGAGCTGGCGTGGCGATATCTGGCGCGACACCGACAACCGGCGTTCGGGCCTGCTCGAATTCTGCTTCTCGCCCGATTTCGGTTTTGCCGACTACGTCGAATGGGCGCTCGACGTGCCAATGTATTTCGTCATCCGCGACGGCAGTTATCACGACATGACGCACATCACCTTCCGCCAGTTCATGGCGGGGGCCGCGCGCAACGAGGTGCCGGACGGGCTGCCAACGATGGGTGATTGGGCGAACCATCTTTCGACGCTGTTCCCGGACGTGCGGCTGAAGCGTTTCCTCGAAATGCGCGGCGCCGACGGCGGGCCGTGGCGTCGCATCTGCGCGCTGCCGGCCTTCTGGGTCGGGCTGCTCTATGACGAGGCCGCGCTCGATGCCGCCGAGGCGCTGACCGCGAGCTGGACCTATGAAGAAGTGCTGGCGATGCGCAATGCCGTGCCCGAACAGGGCATTTCCGCGCCCTTCCGCAACACCACGCTGCGGGACATCGCCCGCGAC
The nucleotide sequence above comes from Mesorhizobium shangrilense. Encoded proteins:
- a CDS encoding metallophosphoesterase, encoding MTTPGIHFLDAHGPDGVRLYAIGDVHGRLDLLAAMHHRIEEEIERDSPTDWRVIHLGDYVDRGPDSKGVIDFLVEARQRDPRHLMLTGNHDIGFLDFLRAPDPEGLFIRYGGVQTAQSYGVPLNEGANAWFGKAETLLRKGHAALVEAVPQAHVDFLRSLPFSMTFGDFFFCHAGIRPGIALENQSQLDLMWIRDVFHDHSGLYPKIVVHGHTPVPEAEVMANRVNVDTLAWQSGNLTALVVDGADKRILSMAGKRG
- a CDS encoding type 1 glutamine amidotransferase translates to MRVLVVQNYDNTGLGQVGAALAEAGADLDVRLPYKGDPLPDDAAEHDAMVVLGGGQNALADDDYPYFPALLELTRDFADKDRAVLGICLGSQLVARAFGGENKIGGANEFGWRGVSLTPNARTDAVLGALPEKFPIFQWHDDTFVLPENAVRLAGNDVAENQAFRVGRAVYGFQFHFEADRPMVKDWSTSFAPVIAARHPDWAGNLDGEMARNGPDADAAGLAIARAWVATI
- a CDS encoding GFA family protein — encoded protein: MDRITRGGCLCGAVSYELHGELRPIVACHCNQCRKASGHYVAATQVEQKRATITGDTLRWFKSSEQAERGFCSVCGGNLFWRRFDSPFISVWAGTIDGKTGLKMESQLYPESAGDYYDLPAVRVIPQSELD
- a CDS encoding 16S rRNA (uracil(1498)-N(3))-methyltransferase, translating into MRANYKMQRLFVPDDLGPDIAFDAGQQQSHYLQHVLRLGEGAEILLFNGRHGEWSATIAAKSKKAVRLKVLELQRPQPPLPDLVYCFAPLKQGRLDYLVQKAVEMGAGVLQPAITQHTQVAKPSIDRLRANVIEAAEQCGILAVPEVREAEKFERLLASWDKGRRLIFCDEDASTNNPLPALQAVRERKLGLLVGPEGGFSDEERKMLRALPFVTAIPLGSRILRADTAAVAALAVMQATIGDW
- a CDS encoding glutamate--cysteine ligase, whose translation is MARDTTDFTPIEGIDELVEHLAEGNKPRDKWRIGTEHEKFPFYVDGNAPVPYGGDRGIRAILEGMQQKLGWDPIMDAGRIIGLVEPTGQGAISLEPGGQFELSGAPLETIHQTCREGNAHLAQVREIAEPMGIRFLGLGGSPKWSLAETPKMPKSRYEIMTRYMPKVGTKGLDMMYRTCTIQVNLDFESEADMRRKMQVSLKLQPLSTALFANSPFTESRPNGLQSWRGDIWRDTDNRRSGLLEFCFSPDFGFADYVEWALDVPMYFVIRDGSYHDMTHITFRQFMAGAARNEVPDGLPTMGDWANHLSTLFPDVRLKRFLEMRGADGGPWRRICALPAFWVGLLYDEAALDAAEALTASWTYEEVLAMRNAVPEQGISAPFRNTTLRDIARDVLAISRTGLKNRGRKNRDGYDETSFLNTLDEVVARGTTSAEEMLSAYHTRWGGSIEPVFMEYAY